A region of Methyloversatilis discipulorum DNA encodes the following proteins:
- the nuoF gene encoding NADH-quinone oxidoreductase subunit NuoF, producing MNAPENPQAILLAGLDGDNTWGIEHYIKRGGYSALRKILESGMTADQIIAEVKKSDLRGRGGAGFPTGLKWSFMPRQFPMDKYVVCNSDEGEPGTFKDRDLLRYNPHLVIEGMAIAGFVMGCTRGYNYIHGEVFSLYQRFEEALAEARAAGFIGKNILGKGFDFDLFAHHGWGAYICGEETALLESIEGKKGQPRFKPPFPASHGLYGKPTTINNTETFAAIPWIINNGGEAFQSLGKPNNGGTKIFSVSGHVNRPGVYEIPLGTPFAALLEMCGGMRGGRKLKAVIPGGSSAPVLPADIMMDCTMDYDSISKAGSMLGSGAVIVMDETTCMVKSLERLSYFYHEESCGQCTPCREGTGWLYRMVHRIEHGQGRPDDLDTLDNVASNIAGRTICALGDAAAFPVKSFIKHFRSEFEYHVEHKHCLVPLDVQREGSRIYVEHAAC from the coding sequence ATGAACGCCCCTGAGAACCCGCAAGCCATCCTGCTCGCCGGCCTCGACGGCGACAACACCTGGGGCATCGAGCACTACATCAAGCGCGGCGGCTATTCGGCGCTGCGCAAGATTCTCGAATCCGGCATGACGGCGGACCAGATCATCGCCGAGGTGAAGAAATCGGACCTGCGCGGCCGTGGCGGCGCTGGTTTCCCGACCGGCCTGAAGTGGAGCTTCATGCCGCGCCAGTTCCCGATGGACAAGTACGTCGTCTGCAACTCGGACGAAGGCGAACCGGGCACCTTCAAGGACCGCGACCTGCTGCGCTACAACCCGCACCTGGTCATCGAGGGCATGGCCATCGCCGGTTTCGTGATGGGCTGCACCCGCGGCTACAACTACATCCACGGCGAAGTTTTCTCGCTGTACCAGCGCTTCGAGGAAGCGCTGGCCGAAGCGCGCGCTGCCGGCTTCATTGGCAAGAACATCCTCGGCAAGGGCTTCGATTTCGACCTGTTCGCGCACCATGGCTGGGGCGCCTACATCTGCGGCGAAGAAACCGCGCTGCTCGAATCGATCGAAGGCAAGAAGGGCCAGCCGCGTTTCAAGCCGCCTTTCCCGGCCAGTCACGGCCTGTACGGCAAGCCGACCACGATCAACAACACGGAAACCTTCGCGGCCATTCCGTGGATCATCAACAACGGCGGCGAGGCCTTCCAGTCGCTGGGCAAACCGAACAACGGCGGCACCAAGATCTTCTCGGTGTCCGGCCACGTCAATCGCCCGGGCGTCTATGAAATCCCGCTCGGCACGCCGTTCGCGGCGCTGCTCGAAATGTGCGGCGGCATGCGCGGTGGTCGCAAGCTGAAGGCGGTCATTCCCGGCGGTTCGTCGGCACCGGTGCTGCCGGCCGACATCATGATGGACTGCACGATGGACTATGACTCCATCTCCAAGGCCGGCTCGATGCTCGGCTCCGGCGCGGTCATCGTGATGGACGAAACCACCTGCATGGTGAAGTCGCTGGAGCGTCTGTCCTACTTCTATCACGAGGAATCCTGCGGCCAGTGCACGCCCTGCCGCGAAGGCACCGGCTGGCTGTACCGCATGGTGCATCGCATCGAGCACGGCCAGGGCCGCCCGGACGACCTCGACACGCTGGACAACGTCGCCAGCAACATCGCCGGCCGCACCATCTGCGCGCTGGGCGACGCCGCCGCTTTCCCGGTGAAGAGCTTCATCAAGCACTTCCGGTCCGAATTTGAGTATCACGTCGAGCACAAGCACTGCCTCGTCCCGCTGGACGTGCAGCGCGAAGGCAGCCGCATTTACGTGGAACACGCAGCATGCTAG
- the nuoI gene encoding NADH-quinone oxidoreductase subunit NuoI: MRDLFGGLMLTELVKGMALTGRHLFARKITLQFPEEKTPQSPRFRGLHALRRYPNGEERCIACKLCEAVCPAMAITIESDQRDDGTRRTTRYDIDLTKCIFCGFCEEACPVDAIVETRVLEYHGEKRGDLYYTKQMLLAVGDRYETQIAKDREADSKYR, encoded by the coding sequence ATGAGAGATTTGTTCGGCGGGCTGATGCTGACCGAACTGGTGAAGGGCATGGCACTGACCGGCCGTCACCTGTTCGCGCGCAAGATCACCCTGCAGTTTCCGGAAGAGAAGACGCCGCAGTCGCCGCGTTTCCGCGGTCTGCACGCACTGCGCCGCTATCCGAACGGCGAGGAGCGCTGCATCGCCTGCAAGCTGTGCGAGGCGGTGTGCCCGGCGATGGCCATCACCATCGAGTCGGATCAGCGCGACGACGGCACCCGTCGTACCACGCGTTACGACATCGACCTGACCAAGTGCATCTTCTGCGGTTTCTGCGAAGAAGCCTGTCCGGTCGACGCCATCGTCGAAACGCGCGTGCTCGAGTACCACGGTGAAAAGCGCGGCGACCTGTACTACACCAAGCAGATGCTGCTGGCCGTTGGCGACCGCTATGAAACGCAGATCGCCAAGGACAGGGAAGCGGACTCGAAATACCGCTGA
- the nuoG gene encoding NADH-quinone oxidoreductase subunit NuoG gives MLEIEIDGQKLEVPDGSTVMDAANRLGMHIPHFCYHKKLSIAANCRMCLVQVERAPKPLPACATPVTNGMKVQTHSDQAITAQKGVMEFLLINHPLDCPICDQGGECQLQDLAVGYGASASRYQEEKRVVMNKDLGPLISTDMTRCIHCTRCVRFGQEIAGVMELGMANRGEHSEIMTFVGHTVDSELSGNMIDLCPVGALTSKPFRYSARTWELSRRKTVSPHDSLGTNLVVQIKHDEVKRVLPLENEEVNECWISDRDRFSYEALNSDDRLTTPMIKQDGKWIEVDWQTALEYAANSLKRVADEHGAAKIGMLAAPYSTTEELYLGAQLMRGLGGGNIDHRLRQTDFGLDGKLAGIPWLGMKVADVSKLSAALVVGSFLRKDHPLMAQRLRQAARRGTRVSALGVSNEDWLMTTFARVTVAPSALAGELAALVKAAADIRGVAVPAGAESAEVSDAARRTAQSLCDDGERAIFLGSVVQQHPDAAGLHALAQELARLTGATLGYLGEAANSVGAAAVGAQSGLNAQQMLLGGLRAYVLLHTEPEVDAANAPMAVEALKGADTVIVMSPFKTGLDYADCLLPVSPFTETSGTYVSCEGRIQSFHAVVRPKGETRPAWKVLRVLGSMLELGGFKFDSSEAVRDEALAGANGWLPEYKLDNTASDVAFARPSSVSGLQRIADFPIYRNDALVRRAPALAAARDSAAPTACVNAATAAAHGLTETKRVRVRGSAWSCELDLALDDTVPAGCVRVSAGWPQTAPLGTLSGILNVEAL, from the coding sequence ATGCTAGAGATCGAGATCGACGGCCAGAAGCTGGAAGTGCCGGACGGCAGCACCGTGATGGATGCGGCCAACCGTCTGGGCATGCACATTCCGCACTTCTGCTATCACAAGAAACTGTCCATCGCCGCCAACTGCCGGATGTGTCTGGTGCAGGTCGAGCGCGCGCCGAAGCCGCTGCCCGCGTGTGCCACGCCGGTCACCAACGGCATGAAGGTGCAGACGCATTCCGACCAGGCCATCACCGCGCAGAAGGGCGTGATGGAGTTCCTGCTGATCAATCACCCGCTGGACTGCCCGATCTGCGATCAGGGCGGCGAATGCCAGTTGCAGGATCTCGCCGTGGGTTACGGTGCGTCGGCCTCCCGCTACCAGGAAGAGAAGCGGGTGGTGATGAACAAGGATCTCGGTCCGCTGATTTCGACCGACATGACCCGCTGCATCCACTGCACCCGCTGCGTGCGCTTCGGCCAGGAAATCGCCGGCGTCATGGAGCTGGGCATGGCCAACCGCGGCGAACATTCGGAAATCATGACCTTCGTCGGTCACACCGTCGATTCCGAACTGTCGGGCAACATGATCGACCTGTGCCCGGTCGGCGCGCTGACGTCCAAGCCCTTCCGTTATTCCGCCCGTACCTGGGAACTGTCGCGCCGCAAGACCGTGAGTCCGCACGACAGCCTGGGCACCAATCTCGTCGTCCAGATCAAGCACGACGAAGTGAAGCGCGTGCTGCCTCTGGAGAACGAAGAGGTCAACGAGTGCTGGATTTCCGACCGTGACCGCTTCTCCTACGAAGCGCTGAACAGCGACGATCGTCTGACCACGCCGATGATCAAGCAGGACGGCAAGTGGATCGAGGTCGATTGGCAGACCGCGCTCGAATACGCCGCCAACAGCCTGAAGCGCGTCGCCGACGAACACGGCGCCGCAAAGATCGGCATGCTGGCCGCGCCGTACTCGACGACCGAAGAACTCTATCTGGGCGCGCAACTGATGCGCGGCCTTGGTGGTGGCAACATCGACCACCGTCTGCGCCAGACCGATTTCGGTCTGGACGGCAAGCTGGCCGGCATCCCCTGGCTGGGCATGAAGGTGGCCGACGTATCGAAGCTGTCCGCAGCGCTGGTCGTCGGCAGCTTCCTGCGCAAAGATCACCCGCTGATGGCGCAGCGCCTGCGTCAGGCGGCCCGTCGCGGCACCCGCGTCAGCGCGCTCGGCGTCAGCAATGAAGACTGGCTGATGACCACGTTCGCACGTGTCACCGTCGCGCCGTCGGCACTGGCCGGCGAACTGGCCGCGCTGGTCAAGGCCGCGGCCGACATCCGCGGCGTCGCCGTGCCCGCCGGTGCTGAATCGGCCGAAGTGTCGGATGCGGCTCGCCGCACTGCACAGAGTCTGTGCGACGACGGCGAACGCGCCATCTTCCTCGGTTCCGTCGTCCAGCAGCACCCGGACGCCGCCGGCCTGCACGCACTGGCGCAGGAACTGGCGCGTCTGACCGGCGCCACGCTGGGTTATCTGGGCGAAGCCGCGAACAGCGTCGGCGCTGCCGCCGTTGGTGCGCAATCCGGCCTGAACGCGCAGCAGATGCTGCTCGGCGGCCTGCGCGCCTATGTGCTGCTGCACACCGAACCCGAAGTCGATGCGGCCAATGCGCCGATGGCGGTCGAGGCGCTGAAGGGCGCCGACACGGTCATCGTCATGTCGCCGTTCAAGACCGGTCTGGACTACGCCGACTGTCTGCTGCCGGTGTCGCCCTTCACCGAAACCTCCGGCACCTATGTGAGCTGCGAAGGCCGCATCCAGAGCTTCCACGCCGTCGTGCGTCCGAAGGGCGAAACCCGTCCGGCGTGGAAGGTGCTGCGCGTGCTCGGCAGCATGCTCGAACTGGGCGGTTTCAAGTTCGATTCGTCGGAAGCCGTGCGTGACGAAGCGCTGGCCGGTGCCAATGGCTGGCTGCCCGAGTACAAGCTGGACAACACGGCGAGCGATGTCGCGTTCGCGCGTCCGTCCTCGGTGAGTGGCCTGCAGCGCATCGCCGATTTCCCGATCTACCGCAACGACGCGCTGGTGCGTCGCGCACCGGCACTGGCTGCCGCGCGCGATTCAGCCGCGCCGACGGCCTGCGTGAATGCGGCAACGGCCGCAGCGCACGGCCTGACCGAGACGAAGCGCGTCCGCGTGCGCGGTTCGGCCTGGTCGTGTGAACTCGATCTGGCGCTGGATGACACCGTGCCGGCAGGCTGCGTGCGCGTGTCGGCCGGCTGGCCGCAGACCGCGCCGCTGGGCACGCTGTCCGGCATCCTGAACGTGGAGGCCCTGTAA
- a CDS encoding NADH-quinone oxidoreductase subunit M, producing MTDIPLLSLAVWLPIAGGLLVLASGDGRNVAFSKLIALVTAIFGFLVTIPLYTGFDTASAGMQFVELMPWVRDYNINYHLGVDGISMPFVILNSFITVLVVMAGWTVIEYKPSQYFAAFLIMSGLLNGIFSALDGILFYVFFEASLIPLYLVIGVWGGKNRVYAAFKFFLYTLLGSLLMLVALLYLFHKSGSFAILDWHREPLAMTVQSLIFWAFFASFAVKVPMWPVHTWLPDAHVEAPTGGSAVLAAIGLKLGAYGFLRFSLPIVPDAAQHFAPVVIGLSLIAVIYIGLVALAQTDMKKLVAYSSISHMGFVTLGFFIFNPLGIEGALVQMISHGFVSAAMFLCIGVLYDRMHTRNIADYGGVVNTMPKFAALFLLFAMANAGLPATSGFIGEFMVVLGAIQFNFWTGFAAATTLILGAAYTLWMYKRVVFGDVANSHVAELSDINAREMLILGVLAVCTLAMGIWPQPVTEIMHATVNQLLDHVAAGKL from the coding sequence ATGACCGATATTCCCCTTCTCAGTCTTGCCGTATGGCTGCCGATTGCCGGTGGTCTGCTCGTGCTCGCCAGTGGCGACGGCCGTAATGTGGCCTTCTCGAAACTGATCGCGCTGGTCACGGCCATCTTCGGCTTCCTGGTCACGATTCCGCTCTACACCGGCTTCGATACCGCCAGTGCCGGCATGCAGTTCGTCGAGTTGATGCCCTGGGTGCGCGACTACAACATCAATTACCACCTCGGTGTCGATGGCATCTCGATGCCCTTCGTCATCCTGAACAGCTTCATCACGGTGCTGGTGGTGATGGCCGGCTGGACGGTGATCGAGTACAAGCCCTCGCAGTACTTCGCCGCCTTCCTGATCATGTCGGGCCTGCTGAACGGCATCTTCTCGGCGCTCGATGGCATCCTGTTCTACGTCTTCTTCGAAGCGTCGCTGATCCCGCTGTATCTGGTCATCGGTGTGTGGGGCGGCAAGAACCGCGTCTATGCGGCCTTCAAGTTCTTCCTCTACACGCTGCTCGGCTCGCTGCTGATGCTGGTCGCGCTGCTCTACCTGTTCCACAAGAGCGGCAGCTTCGCCATCCTTGACTGGCACCGCGAGCCGCTGGCGATGACTGTGCAGTCGCTGATCTTCTGGGCCTTCTTCGCCAGCTTCGCGGTGAAGGTGCCGATGTGGCCGGTGCACACCTGGCTGCCGGACGCCCACGTCGAGGCGCCGACCGGCGGTTCGGCCGTGCTGGCGGCGATCGGCCTGAAGCTCGGTGCCTACGGCTTCCTGCGCTTCTCGCTACCCATCGTGCCGGACGCGGCCCAGCATTTCGCGCCGGTGGTGATCGGCCTGTCGCTGATCGCCGTCATCTACATCGGCCTGGTCGCATTGGCGCAGACCGACATGAAGAAGCTGGTCGCCTATTCGTCGATCTCGCACATGGGCTTCGTCACGCTGGGCTTCTTCATCTTCAATCCGCTGGGCATCGAAGGCGCCCTGGTGCAGATGATTTCGCACGGTTTCGTGTCGGCCGCGATGTTCCTCTGCATCGGCGTGCTGTACGACCGCATGCACACCCGCAACATCGCCGACTACGGCGGCGTCGTGAACACGATGCCGAAGTTCGCCGCGCTGTTCCTGCTGTTCGCGATGGCCAACGCCGGTCTGCCGGCCACCTCCGGCTTCATCGGCGAATTCATGGTCGTGCTCGGCGCCATCCAGTTCAATTTCTGGACCGGCTTTGCCGCGGCCACCACGCTGATCCTCGGCGCGGCCTACACCTTGTGGATGTACAAGCGCGTGGTGTTCGGCGACGTCGCCAACAGCCACGTCGCCGAACTGAGCGACATCAATGCGCGCGAAATGCTCATCCTTGGCGTGCTGGCGGTGTGCACGCTGGCCATGGGCATCTGGCCGCAGCCGGTGACCGAAATCATGCATGCGACCGTGAACCAGCTGCTCGACCATGTCGCAGCCGGCAAGCTCTGA
- the nuoH gene encoding NADH-quinone oxidoreductase subunit NuoH yields MDALLQPVQDLLGAAWVPVWTLVKIFAIILPLMGCVAYLTLAERKIIGWMQVRNGPNRVTFFGIKALGGLAQPIADGLKLLFKEIVLPSASSKTLFVLAPVLALAPSLAAWAVIPFNDGLVLADINAGLLYIMAITSMGVYGVIIAGWASNSKYAFLGSLRSAAQIVAYEIAMGFALVTVLMVSQSLNLSDIVRGQGEGMFANMGLGVLSWNWLPLFPMFIVYFIAGVAETNRSPFDVVEGESEIVAGHMIEYSGMAFALFFLAEYANMILIATLTSIMFLGGWLSPVGFLPDGFHWLAAKSAFCLFFFLWLRATFPRYRYDQIMRLGWKVFIPVTIVWLVFIGGWMMSPLSIWK; encoded by the coding sequence ATGGACGCGCTGCTGCAACCCGTGCAGGACCTGCTCGGCGCCGCCTGGGTGCCGGTGTGGACCCTGGTCAAGATCTTCGCGATCATCCTGCCGCTGATGGGCTGTGTCGCCTACCTGACGCTGGCCGAGCGCAAGATCATCGGCTGGATGCAGGTGCGCAACGGTCCGAACCGCGTCACCTTCTTCGGCATCAAGGCGCTGGGCGGTCTGGCTCAGCCGATCGCCGACGGCCTGAAGCTGTTGTTCAAGGAAATCGTGCTGCCGTCGGCATCGAGCAAGACGCTGTTCGTGCTCGCACCGGTGCTGGCGCTTGCGCCGTCGCTGGCCGCTTGGGCGGTGATCCCGTTCAACGACGGTCTGGTGCTGGCCGACATCAATGCCGGTCTGCTCTACATCATGGCCATCACGTCGATGGGCGTGTACGGCGTCATCATCGCCGGCTGGGCGTCGAACTCGAAGTACGCCTTCCTCGGCAGCCTGCGTTCGGCGGCGCAGATCGTCGCCTACGAAATCGCCATGGGCTTCGCGCTGGTGACCGTGCTGATGGTGTCGCAGAGCCTGAACCTGTCGGACATCGTGCGCGGGCAGGGCGAGGGCATGTTCGCCAACATGGGCCTGGGCGTGCTGTCGTGGAACTGGCTGCCGCTGTTCCCGATGTTCATCGTCTACTTCATCGCCGGCGTGGCAGAAACCAACCGCTCGCCGTTCGACGTGGTGGAAGGCGAGTCGGAAATCGTGGCCGGTCACATGATCGAATACTCGGGCATGGCGTTCGCGCTGTTCTTCCTGGCCGAATACGCCAACATGATCCTGATCGCGACGCTGACCTCGATCATGTTCCTCGGCGGCTGGCTGTCGCCGGTCGGCTTCCTGCCGGACGGTTTCCACTGGCTGGCAGCGAAGAGCGCTTTCTGCCTGTTCTTCTTCCTGTGGCTGCGCGCGACCTTCCCGCGCTACCGCTATGACCAGATCATGCGTCTGGGCTGGAAGGTTTTCATCCCGGTCACCATCGTGTGGCTCGTGTTCATCGGCGGCTGGATGATGTCTCCGCTGTCGATCTGGAAGTAA
- the nuoK gene encoding NADH-quinone oxidoreductase subunit NuoK has product MTSLPLSYFLMLGAVLFAISVVGIFLNRKNLIVLLMAIELMLLAVNMNFVAFSHYLGDPSGQIFVFFILTVAAAESAIGLAILVVLFRNLNTIHVDDLDSLKG; this is encoded by the coding sequence ATGACCTCCTTGCCCCTTTCCTATTTCCTGATGCTGGGCGCCGTGCTGTTCGCGATCAGCGTGGTCGGCATCTTCCTTAACCGGAAGAACCTCATCGTTCTGCTGATGGCGATCGAACTGATGCTGCTGGCGGTGAACATGAATTTCGTCGCCTTCTCGCACTACCTCGGCGACCCGTCCGGCCAGATCTTCGTTTTCTTCATCCTTACCGTAGCCGCCGCGGAATCCGCGATCGGGCTGGCCATCCTCGTGGTGCTGTTCCGCAATCTGAACACCATCCACGTCGATGATCTGGACAGCCTGAAAGGTTGA
- the nuoL gene encoding NADH-quinone oxidoreductase subunit L yields the protein MTSMQKLYLLVPLAPLFGAIIAGLFCRVIPRWVAHSVTILGVAVALVASWVIFQDVQAGNSFNGALYTWATSGDLKMEIGFQIDKLTVMMMLVVTSVSLMVHLYTIGYMAEDPGYNRFFSYISLFTFSMLMLVMSNNFVQLFFGWEAVGLVSYLLIGFWFKRPTAVYANLKAFLVNRVGDFGFLLGIGLIAAYAGTLNYAEVFAKREELVAMTVAGTDWPLLTAVCIGLFIGAMGKSAQVPLHVWLPDSMEGPTPISALIHAATMVTAGIFMVTRMSPLFELSETALSFVLVIGATTALFMGFLGIIQNDIKRVVAYSTLSQLGYMTVALGVSAYSAAVFHLMTHAFFKALLFLGAGSVIMGMHHDQDMRNMGGLWKYMPITWFTSLLGSLALIGVPFLSGFYSKDSIIEAVHFSTIPGAGYAYFCVVAGVFITAFYSFRMYFRVFHGPENFGKAHDDHHAHGDDHHDDDHHDEHHGLAPGEKPHESPWVVWVPLALLAIPSVFIGYFTVQPMLFGDWFDGVVTVLPEHDVLAKVGEHFHSAAGMAMHGFTALPFWLALGGVVLAWVMYIAMPSLPGRIAPIFRPINAVLENKYYFDRFNEIVFAGGARLLGRGLWAAGDRTIIDGVLINGSASAVGAFARLARGIQTGYIYRYAFAMVIGVCLLLLWRLGFK from the coding sequence ATGACATCGATGCAAAAGCTCTATCTGCTCGTCCCGCTCGCGCCGCTGTTCGGCGCCATCATCGCCGGCCTGTTCTGCCGCGTCATTCCGCGCTGGGTCGCGCACAGCGTCACCATCCTCGGCGTCGCCGTGGCGCTGGTCGCGTCCTGGGTCATCTTCCAGGACGTGCAGGCCGGCAACAGCTTCAATGGCGCGCTCTACACCTGGGCGACCAGCGGCGATCTGAAGATGGAAATCGGCTTCCAGATCGACAAGCTGACCGTGATGATGATGCTGGTGGTCACCTCGGTGTCGCTGATGGTGCACCTCTACACCATCGGCTACATGGCCGAAGACCCCGGCTACAACCGCTTCTTCTCCTACATTTCGCTGTTCACCTTCTCGATGCTGATGCTCGTCATGAGCAACAACTTCGTGCAGCTGTTCTTCGGTTGGGAAGCGGTGGGTCTGGTTTCCTATCTGCTGATCGGCTTCTGGTTCAAGCGCCCGACCGCGGTGTACGCCAACCTGAAGGCCTTCCTGGTGAACCGCGTCGGTGACTTCGGCTTCCTGCTCGGCATCGGCCTGATTGCCGCCTACGCCGGCACGCTCAATTACGCCGAGGTGTTCGCCAAGCGCGAGGAACTGGTGGCCATGACGGTCGCCGGTACCGACTGGCCGCTGCTGACCGCGGTGTGTATCGGCCTGTTCATCGGCGCCATGGGCAAGTCGGCTCAGGTGCCACTGCACGTGTGGCTGCCGGATTCGATGGAAGGCCCGACCCCGATTTCGGCGCTGATCCACGCGGCAACGATGGTGACCGCCGGCATCTTCATGGTCACCCGTATGTCGCCGCTGTTCGAGTTGTCGGAAACCGCGCTGTCCTTCGTGCTGGTGATCGGTGCGACCACTGCGCTGTTCATGGGCTTCCTTGGCATCATCCAGAACGACATCAAGCGCGTCGTCGCCTACTCGACACTGTCGCAGCTGGGCTACATGACCGTGGCGCTGGGCGTTTCCGCCTATTCGGCCGCGGTGTTCCACCTGATGACCCACGCCTTCTTCAAGGCGCTGCTGTTCCTGGGTGCCGGCTCGGTCATCATGGGCATGCACCACGATCAGGACATGCGCAATATGGGCGGCCTGTGGAAGTACATGCCGATCACCTGGTTCACCTCGCTGCTCGGTTCGCTGGCGCTGATCGGTGTGCCTTTCCTGTCCGGCTTCTACTCGAAGGACTCGATCATCGAGGCGGTGCATTTCTCGACGATCCCGGGCGCCGGCTACGCCTACTTCTGCGTGGTTGCGGGTGTGTTCATCACCGCCTTCTACTCCTTCCGCATGTATTTCCGCGTGTTCCATGGCCCGGAGAACTTCGGCAAGGCGCACGACGATCATCACGCGCACGGCGACGATCATCACGACGATGACCATCACGACGAGCACCACGGTCTGGCGCCGGGCGAGAAGCCGCACGAGTCGCCGTGGGTGGTGTGGGTGCCGCTGGCGCTCTTGGCCATCCCGTCGGTGTTCATCGGCTACTTCACCGTGCAGCCCATGCTGTTCGGCGACTGGTTCGATGGCGTCGTGACGGTGCTGCCGGAGCACGACGTGCTGGCCAAGGTCGGCGAGCACTTCCACTCGGCCGCCGGTATGGCGATGCACGGCTTTACCGCGCTGCCGTTCTGGCTCGCGCTGGGTGGCGTCGTGCTGGCATGGGTCATGTACATCGCGATGCCCTCGCTGCCGGGCCGCATCGCGCCGATCTTCCGCCCGATCAATGCGGTGCTCGAGAACAAGTACTACTTCGACCGCTTCAACGAGATCGTCTTCGCCGGTGGCGCCCGTCTGCTGGGTCGCGGCCTGTGGGCCGCGGGCGACCGCACGATCATCGACGGTGTGCTGATCAACGGTTCCGCCTCGGCTGTCGGTGCGTTTGCGCGCCTCGCCCGCGGCATACAGACCGGGTACATCTACCGCTACGCGTTTGCAATGGTGATCGGTGTCTGTCTCCTGCTGCTGTGGAGACTGGGCTTCAAGTGA
- a CDS encoding NADH-quinone oxidoreductase subunit J — translation MDFQTAVFFFLSAILVAASLRVITARNPVHAALYLVLSFFTAGGIWMLLQAEFLAIALVLVYVGAVMVLFLFVVMMLDINIERMREGFWANLVPGLIVAGLMLAEMFAVLGAKYFSADRMPAPEAAAAGYSNTKELGRLIYTEYVYPFELASVILLVAIIAAIALTMRKRKDTKFQEPAKQIAVRREDRVRLVSMPAEKD, via the coding sequence ATGGATTTCCAGACCGCAGTTTTCTTCTTTCTCAGCGCCATCCTGGTCGCTGCATCGCTGCGCGTGATCACTGCGCGCAACCCGGTGCACGCGGCGCTTTACCTGGTGCTGTCCTTCTTCACCGCCGGTGGCATCTGGATGCTGTTGCAGGCCGAGTTCCTCGCCATCGCGCTGGTGCTGGTCTATGTCGGCGCGGTGATGGTGCTCTTCCTCTTCGTCGTGATGATGCTGGACATCAACATCGAGCGGATGCGCGAGGGCTTCTGGGCGAATCTGGTACCGGGCCTCATCGTCGCCGGCCTGATGCTGGCCGAGATGTTCGCCGTGCTGGGCGCGAAGTACTTCTCGGCGGACCGCATGCCGGCGCCTGAAGCCGCCGCCGCCGGCTACAGCAACACCAAGGAACTGGGCCGTCTGATCTACACCGAGTACGTGTATCCGTTCGAACTGGCCTCGGTCATCCTGCTGGTCGCCATCATCGCGGCCATTGCGCTGACCATGCGCAAGCGCAAGGACACCAAGTTCCAGGAACCGGCCAAGCAGATCGCGGTGCGCCGCGAAGACCGCGTGCGCCTGGTGTCGATGCCGGCCGAGAAAGACTGA